A window of the Microplitis mediator isolate UGA2020A chromosome 5, iyMicMedi2.1, whole genome shotgun sequence genome harbors these coding sequences:
- the LOC130667296 gene encoding integrator complex subunit 10, translated as MFENHPITDNTMSKEDYLLLRAKEAMSTDIYAAKSWLITAKSLFPHSAKVQFEAYRIEKLSKNVKEAAKCFSEIFQNFSDSREIWEEIESITACLRSDKPDADSELLCQMFQHIPQELQHRLLIMTADHSEDTMEHCKLLLLLLRRFPQTIPTHGPRLVETLLTAEKHSHPGQAVNGFRHLLACDALPLLGGAPVELNPRLSLRLLCKAIEFYLAYIQQPLDSQIQQPWDRLFQVMDVMGTKLGWELGSLFATSWNQEVYCERLQQYIKTHTNTLNDEPTIKQLSICTVVVLIRILNGHFSKIKNDDVPYCLVEAFTEPFPSTETKIKKRKREESPGIVLTSDGEYDGQGLTSAVMLWDILHSTEYMQREIAKLSQQMHLETWINPFLTDVAMYKGLHHDLLTRFSQENTGSLAMHLRLASTYYCIKDYGAMLDYIVLIASSLPQIRGKVSNKLTISSLRHLHYLPLAELPILQYCCKLLLAGIKSKLTVVGDTGDWAIGNALVLMQIDWPQESNLLSTITERIQANKAFQYPLFLEYIINIDILEELTYLWTEHGGGISLDIAIGSEVLQNRRITTRGADKGVREEVKQAMRRQAARDSVDSITDLIQRFIVNEKVALLHSLMMK; from the exons atgtttgaaaatCACCCAATTACAGACAATACGATGTCTAAAGAagactatttattattacgaGCTAAAGAAGCGATGTCTACTGATATTTATGCTGCTAAATCGTGGTTAATTACTGCGAAATCGTTATTTCCACACAGTGCTAAAGTTCAG tttgaagCCTATCGTATTGAAAAATTGTCGAAAAATGTCAAGGAAGCTGCCAAGTGTTTCAgtgaaat ATTTCAGAATTTTTCTGACAGTCGTGAAATATGGGAAGAAATAGAATCAATAACCGCGTGTCTGAGGTCTGACAAACCAGATGCTGATTCTGAGCTATTGTGCCAAATGTTTCAACACATTCCTCAAGAACTACAGCACAGGTTATTGATAATGACAGCCGATCACAGTGAAGATACTATGGAACAttgtaaattattgttattattgttaagaaGATTTCCACAAACGATTCCGACCCATGGg cctCGACTTGTAGAAACATTACTGACAGCAGAGAAACACAGTCACCCAGGACAAGCAGTCAATGGCTTCAGGCATCTCTTAGCTTGTGACGCGCTTCCACTATTAGGTGGAGCACCTGTTGAATTAAACCCACGATTGAGTTTGCGATTGCTCTGCAAAGCGATTGAATTTTATCTGGCTTACATTCAACAGCCGCTGGATTCACAGATCCAGCAGCCCTGGGACAGATTGTTCCAAGTGATGGATGTCATGGGCACTAAACTCGGCTGGGAGCTGGGCAGTCTCTTCGCGACCTCTTGGAACCAGGAGGTCTACTGCGAGAGACTTCAGCAATACATAAAAACTCATACAAATACTTTGAATGACGAGCCGACGATCAAACAATTGTCGATTTGTACAGTCGTTGTGTTAATTAGGATTTTAAATGGacattttagtaaaattaaaaatgatgacGTGCCTTATTGTCTTGTTGAAGCCTTCACTGAGCCATTCCCTTCTACCG aaactaaaataaaaaaacgtaaaaGAGAAGAAAGCCCAGGGATTGTTTTAACGAGCGATGGAGAATATGACGGACAAGGATTGACATCAGCAGTAATGCTCTGGGATATTTTACACAGTACTGAGTATATGCAGCGAGAAATAGCTAAACTCAGTCAGCAAATGCACCTCGAAACCTGGATAAATCCATTTTTGACAGACGTAGCCATGTACAAGGGCCTACATCATGATTTACTCACGAGATTTTCTCAAGAAAACACCGGAAGTCTGGCAATGCACTTACGATTAGCGAGTACTTACTACTGTATCAAAGACTACGGG gcAATGTTGGACTATATTGTACTGATTGCAAGCTCACTGCCACAAATACGCGGAAAAGTATCTAACAAATTGACGATTTCGAGTTTAAGGCACTTGCATTATTTACCACTTGCTGAATTACCGATTCTTCAGTACTGCTGCAAATTACTTTTAGCTGGTATtaag agTAAACTAACGGTGGTAGGCGACACTGGAGACTGGGCTATAGGGAACGCTCTGGTACTAATGCAAATAGACTGGCCCCAAGAATCAAACCTTCTGAGCACCATCACCGAGAGAATACAAGCAAACAAAGCCTTCCAGTACCCGTTGTTCCTcgaatatataataaatatcgaTATCCTAGAGGAGTTGACGTACTTGTGGACAGAACACGGTGGCGGAATTTCACTGGACATAGCGATCGGATCTGAAGTACTGCAAAATCGCAGGATAACTACTAGAGGTGCTGACAAGGGAGTCCGTGAAGAAGTAAAACAAGCGATGAGACGTCAAGCTGCTCGAGACTCTGTAGATTCAATTACTGATTTGATACAAAGATTTAttgttaatgaaaaagttgctCTGTTACACAGTTTAAtgatgaaataa